DNA from Halomonas sp. GFAJ-1:
GCCTGCCGTGGATGGCGCCAAGCTTGCTGGCGCCGCTGGCGCTTCGCCTTTCTCGCTGGCTGGAGCAGGCACGTGCTGCGGGTGACGGTAGCTTGTGCTGGGATGATGCGGATAACGCCATGCTGCTACGAACAGGGCTGGCGCTAGTGGTGGGTATGGAGCGCGGCGCGCGCCAGCACTCCCGCGAGCTAGCCGAAGAGCTGCTCGCAATAGATCAAGAAGATAGCCTGGGCCTAAAAGAGCTGGTGCTTGACCAACTGCTGCGGGATGACCGCAACGAAGAAGCACTGGCGCTTACCGAGGAGCCCCATAAAGACGACGGCTCGCTCGTGTTAGGGTTACTGATGGGGCGTACCTTGGCACTTTACCGCCTTGAAAAACACGATGCCGCCGAAGCAGCGCTAACCGAGGTGGTTGGCCATAACCGCCACGCCCTGGAGCTGATTTGTGCCGAAAGCCCTCGGCCCTCCTTGCCTTACGCCGATGGCCAGGTTGACCCTGGCTCCCGGGCAGAAGCATGGCAATACCGCACGCTAATGCGTGACCAGTGGCGCACCACCCCAGGCGCTCTGGAGTGGCTGAATAATCACCGCTAGCCGCCCGTTAGCCTGCTTTTACCAGGGGAGCGGGTACCAATTGCTTGTCTCGGCTTATCCAGATGGCTAAAGCGATCGCGGGTAGGCCGAGCAGGGTAGCCACTACAAAGAACGTGGCGTATCCCTGAGCGGTGACGACTAATCCACCAAAACCGCTGAGAAACTTGCCGGGTAGCGTCATTAGCGATGAGAACAGGGCGTACTGAGTGGCGGTATACGCGCGCGAGGTAAGGCTTGAGAGAAACGCGATAAACACCGCGCTCGCCAAGCCGTTAGCCAAGTTATCCCCGACAATGGCCATGACCAGCATCGGCAGTTGCTGACCAGCAAGTGCTAGCGCCGCGAACAGTAGGTTTGTGAGGGTAGCGACCGCAGCGCCGAAGACCAGCAGCGGCCCAATGCCATAGCGCGCTACCAGCAGCCCGCCAAGAATACCCCCAGTGATGCTCATGGCGATGCCAAATACGTTAGTCACATTAGCGATGGTCGCCAGGGAAAAGCCTAAATCGATGTACAGCGGGTTAGCCATGGACGCCATGGCCAAATCGCTAATTCTAAACATTGCAATAAACACTAAAATGCCCAGGGCTTTTACACCGTAGCGCCGGAAAAAATCGGTGAACGGGCAAACAATAGCGCCGATTGCCCAGGCACCAAAGCGGCGCAGCATTTTGGGTTTGCCGCGGCTGGCACGGATAAAGGCCCGCACTTTAGGCTCATGAATAAGTTGAATTGAGAGTGAGGCGCGCTTTGGCTCAGGGCGAATCAGCACGGTAATTACGCCAATACCCACCAGCGCCGCCATGGTGAGGTAGGCGACATTCCAGGAAACTGCTGAGGCGACGTAGAGCGCCCCGGCACCGGCCGCCAGTAGGCCCGCGCGATAACCAATAATATAGGTAGAGGCCATGGCGGCCTGCATATCGTCATCCGCAGACTCGATCCGGTAGGCGTCGATGGCAATATCTTGCGTTGCAGAGCCAAACGCCACCAGCAAGGCAAATGCCGCTACCCAGCCCAGGTTGCCCACGGGGCTTAAGCCCGCCAAGCCAATCAGCCCGGCGGCAATCATCCCCTGGGCCAGCAGCATCCAGCCGCGTCGTTGTCCAAAGGTCCGGGTCAGCAGTGGTAGCGCTAGGCGATCCACAATCGGTGCCCAAAAGAACTTGATGGAGTAGAGCATGCCAATCCAGGCAAAAAAGCCGATGGCGGCTACTTCGACGCCGTCGCTTCGCAGCCACGCTGAAAGGGTGGAGAAAACCAGCAGAAAAGGCAGGCCAGCAGAAAAGCCCAAAAACAGCATGGTAATGACAGGCGCACGCAAATATATAGCAAGCGCAGCAAGCCAACTGCGCTGGGGCGTGGGGGTGGGCATGTTACATAAACTCCAAGAAAATCGGGGCAAAGGCCTGCTGTAAAAAGGCCCGCTATAAAAACGGTCAGTGATAGACTAGGCCAAACATCCATGACAACGCCGACAGCTTACCGGAGAGGAGTTTTCCATGTCGATTACGGCACATCAGGTAGTGACCTTACACTATGTACTTAGCGACGTACTTCACGATGGTAGTACCCACGTGTTGGATGACTCCCAGGCGCGCAGTCAGCCGCTGGAGTACTTGCACGGCCATAATAATATCTTACCCGGTTTAGAACGCGTGCTAGAGGGAAAAGAGGCAGGCACAGAGCTTCGCGTGACATTAGCCCCCGCTGAGGCTTACGGGCTGCGCAATGAAGATTTGGTGCAAGAGGTGAGCCGAGCGTCTTTTGGTAGCGCTGAGCTTGCGCCTGGCAGTCGCTTTCAAACCGAAGGAGAGGCAGGCCCGCAAATTGTAACTGTGCTGAGTATTGACGGTGACCGCGTCACGGTGGATACCAACCACCCCTTAGCAGGTCATACCCTTCGCTACCAAGTAACCGTGTTAGACGTAAGAGAAGCGACCCGGGCTGAACTGGCTAAAGGACATCCGCTTCCTCCCGGAACAGAGCATAGCAAGGTAGAAGATCGCAAAGTGTTGTGAGTGTATGACGTTCAGTTTGCAACTTAAAAGCCCCCTCCACGAATACGACTGCCTCGATAATAAGCGATGAGCATCCTAAAAAATGACATGTATCAAGTTCTTTACCGGCCCGGTTTTGGCTACTTGTAAAGCTTGATCTAGGTCAGTTTCCCCTAACGCTTACCCAGTATGATGAAGTCATACATCACGGCGGGAGGGGAAGCCATGTACTGGGATGATACTGTTATTTTTAGCTTAGTCACTATCGCGTTAGTGATCGCTTTTATGATCGGCTGGGCAGGCTTTGTTATTCGCGATCATCTTCGTAAGGATGAGCGAAAAAAGCCTTAGCGCAATCGGTTGTTACCATCGTCAGGGGAGGGGGCTTACTGTTATCAGTAAGCTTCCTGTTGCCGGCCCATTTGGGTCGGCTTTTTTGTTTTTCGTCTTTTCGTCTTTTCATCTTAAGTTAATATGCGTTGAAAACAGGTGTGTTAATGCCCTGGTATAGTGCTTTTACCATAATAAGTGCTTACCACTGGGGATTCTCTGCCATGAACGCTGCTAGTTTACGTGTTGCGTATGCCCAGCGTTTCAAAAAGCAGGTAAAAACGGGCTTCGCGTATCTATTGATCAATTTGCGCGTCAAACCTCGTATCTTCTAGTGCGAGGAAGGATAGCACGAGGCGCACAGCGCCTCTTGATTGACAGACTATTTTTACCGCGCTAGATTTTGGGAATGAATACCGTACACCGCGCCTATCGTTATCGGTTCTACCCCACACCTGAGCAGGCCGACCAGCTTGCTCGGACGTTTGGCTGTGTGCGGTACGTCTACAACCATTTCCTGCGCCAGCGCACCAATGCTTGGTTTGAGCATCAGGAGCGCATGGGTTACACCGCCACGGCCAAAGCACTCACTACCCTCAAGAAACAGCCGGACACTGCGTTTCTGGCTGAGGTGTCCAACGTCTGTTTGCAACAGTCACTCCGGCATTTGGATCGGGCGTTTAGTAACTTCTTCAAAGGCCAGGCGCGGTATCCCACCTTCAAGAAAAAACAGCGCAAGCAGTCAGCCACCTACATGGCCAACGGCTTTCGCTGGCGCGATGGCAGGCTGTGGCTGGCCAAGCACAGCGCTCCACTTAACATCCGCTGGAGTCGCTGTTTTACCGGCACACCGAGCAGCATCACGGTGAGCTGTGACACGGCTGGCCGTTATCATGTCAGCTTTTTGGTCGAAGAAGCGGTAACGCCGCTGCCGGTGACACCGAAGATGGTGGGCATTGACCTGGGGCTAACCCACCGCGTTATCACCAGCCACGGCGATAAAATCCCCAATCCACGCTTTCTGCGCCGCACTGAACGCAAGCTGGCAAGAGCGCAGCGCCGGTTATCGCGCAAACAGAAAGGTTCTAACAATCGCGCCAAGGCGAGGCTTCGGGTCGCTAAGGTACATGCCAAGCTGGCGGATCAGCGACGCGATGCCACCCATAAACTCTCTACGCAGCTTATTTACGAGAACCAAGTCATTGCTGCCGAGAGCTTGCAGATTAAGAACATGGTCAAGAACCGCGCACTGGCCAAGGCTATCAGCGACGTGGGCTGGCATCAGCTCACACAACAACTGGCGTACAAGGCCGAGCGGTACGGGCGCGATTTCGTTCAGATCGACAAGTGGTATCCCAGCTCGAAACGCTGCTTTCACTGTGGTCATATCACCGACAAGATGCCGTTAAATGTCCGTACCTGGGACTGCCCACGCTGCGGCACCCAAGGCATTGACCGCGATGTAAACGCCGCTTGCAATATTTTGCAATCCGGCAAGGCGATGCTGGCGGGGGCCGACAAGCTCCGTCAGCATGAAAAGGCTACCGTAGGGCCTACGGGACGTTAAGCCTGTGGAGCGTGTGTAAGACCTAAGGTGCTATCACCAAGGGCAACGGGCTACGAAGCAGGAACCTGGAAGGTGACAACCAGGAATCATCGTCTCTTTAGGGCGGTGAGGAGGTCAAAGTCAGTTTTCCATTAGCAAGTGTACATGCACGAGAATTAACCCTCATCAATGGCGATGACACCCGTCAGATCGCTACCGCTTCGCTAATCCAACAGGCAGATACCACTTTCACCCTTTTTGACCCATACCAGGGGCGAGACGTGGAAATGCGAGGCTTTGAATTTCGCGATTTCCTGATTGAGCAGTTTGGCGAGATACCACCTGCGTTGCACTTCACTGCTTGGGATGACTATGACGTCACGCTGAGCGGGTGGGACGACCCCAATTGGTACATGATCGTAGAAGAGGATGGCGAGCCACTGACCCTTCGCTCCCGCGGGCCGCTGCGCCTGGTAGAGCGAGACTATGGAGCACGCGATGTCAATTCACTGCGCGAATTTAACGACTGGGTTTGGATGATTCGTAGCATCGAGGCTAGATGGTGAGTGCTAATGAGCCTGTCGACCCCCCGGCTTCTGCGGAAAAGCGAAGCAGGGGAAAGCGGCACTATATAACCTGGCTTTCATTGAGCCTGATGGGCTTTATGGCGCTGATGATGCTGATTATTTACGAATCGCGCTGGGTGTATCCAGAAATTCAGGCCTATTTCAGCCAGACGGGTAGCTTAACAGGCCAGCAGTTGGCCACTCGTTCCCGCGCCTACCTGCAGCGTGCCCAGCAAACACTGTTTAACGAGCAGACAACGAGCGTGGAAAACATTGAGGCTGTTTCGTTGGATTTGGATCTCGCCTATGGGCTAATGGACGTGAGTGTCTACCATCAAGAATACGCCTGCACGGCGCCTAGTATTTCGATTGTTGGCTCCCTTGCGCCGCGTCTATCACAGGGTGACATTTCAGCGATTGCTGCCTCCAGGGAGCTGTTAGGGCCTATTAACTGCCTAACGCACATTGAGATGGATCAGTTAGATCGCCGCGGCATGGCGATCAGTAACTTCTCAGAAAGTACCCGCCGCCATAACCAAGTGCTTACCTACACAAGCATGGTGATTTTTATAATGGGGCTTCTTTTTTGGTTGATGCATGAGCGTCAACTGCGCCGCACCGAGCTTGCTACTGAGCAAAAGCTTGCTTGGATGAAGCGTGCCATGCGTGACCCGCTCACCGGGATTGGCAACCGCAGCGCACTTCACCAAGAGGTGATGGCAAGGGCAAACGAATCCCTTGGGCTGATCTTGGTTGATATCGATTTTTTTAAGCAGTACAACGATGCGCTGGGCCATCCTGAAGGCGATCAACTATTACGCCGTTTGGCTAACCTGCTGCAAAATCAGTTAGGCCCAGAGGCCAAGCTATACCGGCTAGGGGGCGATGAGTTTGCTGCCGTGTTGCCGTGCCCCAATGATTCCGTCCTTACCCAGTACTGTGAGTCGTTGCTGTCACGTCTCGCGGCAGAGCAGTTTAAGCATCCTGCCCACCCGGATAATAAAAGCGTCACGCTGAGTGTTGGAGCAGTGCGTTTTGTGGCGGTTGAGACAACCTTCGCCTATGCCTATGAAGTTGCCGATAAAGCGCTTTATCGCGTAAAAACTGCTGGACGTGATGGCTGGCAAATTAGCGCAAGCGCATAACCTCTTTATAGAGGGGGGCTAAGCGGCCTAGCATGTCATTGCGGGCGGCGAGCGTTACCCCCTCTTCCTGCATCGCGGCATCAAGATATTCCACCACGCGGTTAAAGTGCGCGTCTGTAATGCCCATGGTTTGGTGGGCACGATCCATGGGTGGGCCGTCGTAGGTGCAGGGGCCATCGCTAATTTCGCACAGCTGAGTAGCCAGGGATGCGGCAAATAAATCAATGTTACTGTTGGCAAAGTAGACCACTACTTCGTCGTCATCGGCAATGCGGTAAAGCAAGTTGTCTACTACGGCATCAATAGTGGGCTGACCGCCCATCCGCTCATAAAGCGTGGTATGCGAGTTGTGCTGGGCGCAGCCCGTCAGCAGCAGCGTACTTGTCAATACGCCCGCAATGAATTGGCGGCGCAGCGTCAGCTTAAACATCATTCTAAATCGTCCCATGGCGGTTTCCTTTAGTAGCCTTGTTGAAGGGCATGAGCGGTT
Protein-coding regions in this window:
- a CDS encoding peptidylprolyl isomerase — encoded protein: MSITAHQVVTLHYVLSDVLHDGSTHVLDDSQARSQPLEYLHGHNNILPGLERVLEGKEAGTELRVTLAPAEAYGLRNEDLVQEVSRASFGSAELAPGSRFQTEGEAGPQIVTVLSIDGDRVTVDTNHPLAGHTLRYQVTVLDVREATRAELAKGHPLPPGTEHSKVEDRKVL
- a CDS encoding cyanoglobin; this translates as MMFKLTLRRQFIAGVLTSTLLLTGCAQHNSHTTLYERMGGQPTIDAVVDNLLYRIADDDEVVVYFANSNIDLFAASLATQLCEISDGPCTYDGPPMDRAHQTMGITDAHFNRVVEYLDAAMQEEGVTLAARNDMLGRLAPLYKEVMRLR
- a CDS encoding transposase, producing MNTVHRAYRYRFYPTPEQADQLARTFGCVRYVYNHFLRQRTNAWFEHQERMGYTATAKALTTLKKQPDTAFLAEVSNVCLQQSLRHLDRAFSNFFKGQARYPTFKKKQRKQSATYMANGFRWRDGRLWLAKHSAPLNIRWSRCFTGTPSSITVSCDTAGRYHVSFLVEEAVTPLPVTPKMVGIDLGLTHRVITSHGDKIPNPRFLRRTERKLARAQRRLSRKQKGSNNRAKARLRVAKVHAKLADQRRDATHKLSTQLIYENQVIAAESLQIKNMVKNRALAKAISDVGWHQLTQQLAYKAERYGRDFVQIDKWYPSSKRCFHCGHITDKMPLNVRTWDCPRCGTQGIDRDVNAACNILQSGKAMLAGADKLRQHEKATVGPTGR
- a CDS encoding diguanylate cyclase, coding for MGFMALMMLIIYESRWVYPEIQAYFSQTGSLTGQQLATRSRAYLQRAQQTLFNEQTTSVENIEAVSLDLDLAYGLMDVSVYHQEYACTAPSISIVGSLAPRLSQGDISAIAASRELLGPINCLTHIEMDQLDRRGMAISNFSESTRRHNQVLTYTSMVIFIMGLLFWLMHERQLRRTELATEQKLAWMKRAMRDPLTGIGNRSALHQEVMARANESLGLILVDIDFFKQYNDALGHPEGDQLLRRLANLLQNQLGPEAKLYRLGGDEFAAVLPCPNDSVLTQYCESLLSRLAAEQFKHPAHPDNKSVTLSVGAVRFVAVETTFAYAYEVADKALYRVKTAGRDGWQISASA
- a CDS encoding AmpG family muropeptide MFS transporter, which encodes MPTPTPQRSWLAALAIYLRAPVITMLFLGFSAGLPFLLVFSTLSAWLRSDGVEVAAIGFFAWIGMLYSIKFFWAPIVDRLALPLLTRTFGQRRGWMLLAQGMIAAGLIGLAGLSPVGNLGWVAAFALLVAFGSATQDIAIDAYRIESADDDMQAAMASTYIIGYRAGLLAAGAGALYVASAVSWNVAYLTMAALVGIGVITVLIRPEPKRASLSIQLIHEPKVRAFIRASRGKPKMLRRFGAWAIGAIVCPFTDFFRRYGVKALGILVFIAMFRISDLAMASMANPLYIDLGFSLATIANVTNVFGIAMSITGGILGGLLVARYGIGPLLVFGAAVATLTNLLFAALALAGQQLPMLVMAIVGDNLANGLASAVFIAFLSSLTSRAYTATQYALFSSLMTLPGKFLSGFGGLVVTAQGYATFFVVATLLGLPAIALAIWISRDKQLVPAPLVKAG